A single window of Pseudomonadota bacterium DNA harbors:
- a CDS encoding type IIA DNA topoisomerase subunit B — MANGKTTIAYDESAVQTLDALHHIRLRTGMYIGRIGDGGNPVDGIYVMLKEVIDNSIDEFIMGNGRKIDIRREGNTVSVRDFGRGIPLGKVVDCVSEINTGAKYNDDVFQFSVGLNGVGTKAVNALSSEFEVVSFREGAFKRALFARGELVKEGSGKAPSERNGTFIRFTPDPEIFEDYGWREEFIEHRLRYYAYLNTGLSLVYNGQVFQSKAGLVDLLGEEIGVEQVVYNGPHFKSDRLEFTFTHTHAYGEKHFSFVNGQHTGDGGTHQSAFREGVLKGINEFAKRSFAGEDVREGLIGAVAVRVQDPVFESQTKNKLGSTEVRGWIMQLVKDQVVLWLHKEPDAAERLLDKIRQNERVRKELSSIKKEAKERAKKVAIRIPKLIDCKTHYNDEAPKHAKDDRREETLIFITEGDSAGGAMVSSRDVYTQAIFSLKGKPLNCHGLERDAIYRNEELYNIMRALGIEDDLDGLRYNKVVIATDADVDGMHIRNLLLTFFLRYFEGLVSQGHVYILETPLFRVRNKKETVYCYSEGERDRAAEKIKGNEITRFKGLGEIGPAEFGNFIGRKMRLVQVTARSLSAVSKTLDFFMGKNTPERRQFIIDNLIAEIV, encoded by the coding sequence ATGGCGAACGGGAAGACGACCATCGCGTATGACGAGAGCGCTGTCCAGACCCTCGACGCGCTGCACCACATCCGCCTGCGGACCGGGATGTACATCGGCCGGATCGGCGACGGCGGCAACCCGGTCGACGGCATCTACGTCATGCTCAAGGAGGTCATCGACAACTCCATCGACGAGTTCATCATGGGCAACGGGCGGAAGATCGACATCCGGCGCGAGGGCAACACGGTGTCGGTGCGCGACTTCGGCCGCGGCATCCCGCTCGGCAAGGTCGTCGACTGCGTGAGCGAGATCAACACGGGCGCCAAGTACAACGACGACGTGTTCCAGTTCTCCGTCGGGCTGAACGGCGTGGGCACCAAGGCGGTGAACGCCCTGTCGTCCGAGTTCGAGGTCGTGAGCTTCCGGGAAGGCGCGTTCAAGCGCGCCCTGTTCGCCCGCGGCGAGCTCGTCAAGGAGGGCTCCGGCAAGGCGCCGAGCGAGCGCAACGGCACCTTCATCCGCTTCACGCCGGACCCGGAGATCTTCGAGGACTACGGCTGGCGCGAGGAGTTCATCGAGCACCGGCTGCGCTACTACGCGTACCTCAACACGGGCTTAAGCCTCGTCTACAACGGCCAGGTCTTCCAGAGCAAGGCGGGCCTCGTCGATCTGCTCGGCGAGGAGATCGGCGTCGAGCAGGTCGTGTACAACGGCCCGCACTTCAAGAGCGATCGGCTCGAGTTCACGTTCACGCACACGCACGCCTACGGCGAGAAGCACTTCAGCTTCGTGAACGGCCAGCACACGGGCGACGGCGGCACGCACCAGAGCGCGTTCCGCGAGGGCGTGCTCAAGGGGATCAACGAGTTCGCGAAGAGGAGCTTCGCGGGCGAGGACGTGCGCGAGGGGCTGATCGGGGCCGTCGCCGTGCGCGTGCAGGATCCGGTGTTCGAGAGCCAGACGAAGAACAAGCTCGGCTCCACCGAGGTCCGCGGCTGGATCATGCAGCTCGTCAAGGATCAGGTCGTGCTGTGGCTGCACAAGGAGCCCGACGCGGCCGAGCGGCTGCTCGACAAGATCCGGCAGAACGAGCGGGTGCGCAAGGAGCTCTCGTCGATCAAGAAGGAGGCCAAGGAGCGCGCCAAGAAGGTCGCGATCCGGATCCCCAAGCTGATCGACTGCAAGACGCACTACAACGACGAGGCGCCGAAGCACGCGAAGGATGACCGGCGCGAGGAGACGCTCATCTTCATCACCGAGGGGGACTCGGCCGGCGGCGCCATGGTGTCGTCGCGCGACGTCTACACCCAGGCGATCTTCAGCCTCAAGGGCAAGCCGCTCAACTGCCACGGGCTCGAGCGCGACGCGATCTACAGGAACGAGGAGCTGTACAACATCATGCGCGCCCTCGGCATCGAGGACGACCTCGACGGGCTGCGCTACAACAAGGTGGTCATCGCGACGGACGCGGACGTCGACGGCATGCACATCCGCAACCTGCTGCTCACCTTCTTCCTGCGCTACTTCGAGGGCCTCGTCTCCCAAGGGCACGTCTACATCCTCGAGACGCCGCTCTTCCGCGTGCGCAACAAGAAGGAGACGGTCTACTGCTACAGCGAGGGCGAGCGCGATCGCGCGGCGGAGAAGATCAAGGGCAACGAGATCACGCGGTTCAAGGGGCTCGGCGAGATCGGCCCGGCCGAGTTCGGCAACTTCATAGGACGGAAGATGCGGCTCGTGCAGGTCACGGCGCGCTCCTTGAGCGCGGTGTCCAAGACGCTCGACTTCTTCATGGGAAAGAACACGCCCGAGCGGCGCCAGTTCATCATCGACAACCTGATCGCGGAGATCGTCTAG